A genomic window from Macaca mulatta isolate MMU2019108-1 chromosome 19, T2T-MMU8v2.0, whole genome shotgun sequence includes:
- the LOC106994621 gene encoding uncharacterized protein LOC106994621 isoform X1, translating to MGFEPCLGDGPTRLPRWTPHFFSFPEFTCWPSLCLESPSSSSLSTPVISAEVLSLPHFTDEETEASAACPRSCGCSGGQTSKIKVSTGLRSFLEETGNLHPSPVPCLCPMLVVSSEEGFSELQKAFWVL from the exons CCTTGCTTGGGTGATGGTCCCACCAGGCTTCCAAGATGGACTCCTCACTTCTTCTCATTCCCAGAATTTACCTGCTGGCCAAGCCTCTGCCTGGAATCTCCCAGTTCATCCTCCCTCTCCACACCTGTGATCTCTGCAGAG GTACTATCattgccccattttacagatgaagaaacagaggcttcGGCCGCTTGCCCGAGATCCTGCGGCTG ttctggaggtcagacgtctaaaatcaaggtgtcaacaggacTGCGTTCCTTTCTGGAGGAAACAG GAAACCTTCACCCCAGCCCTGTTCCCTGCCTCTGTCCCATGCTTGTGGTCTCCAGCGAGGAAGGCTTCTCTGAGCTTCAAAAGGCATTCTGGGTGCTCTAG
- the LOC106994621 gene encoding uncharacterized protein LOC106994621 isoform X3 has protein sequence MDSSLLLIPRIYLLAKPLPGISQFILPLHTCDLCRDEETEASAACPRSCGCSGGQTSKIKVSTGLRSFLEETGNLHPSPVPCLCPMLVVSSEEGFSELQKAFWVL, from the exons ATGGACTCCTCACTTCTTCTCATTCCCAGAATTTACCTGCTGGCCAAGCCTCTGCCTGGAATCTCCCAGTTCATCCTCCCTCTCCACACCTGTGATCTCTGCAGAG atgaagaaacagaggcttcGGCCGCTTGCCCGAGATCCTGCGGCTG ttctggaggtcagacgtctaaaatcaaggtgtcaacaggacTGCGTTCCTTTCTGGAGGAAACAG GAAACCTTCACCCCAGCCCTGTTCCCTGCCTCTGTCCCATGCTTGTGGTCTCCAGCGAGGAAGGCTTCTCTGAGCTTCAAAAGGCATTCTGGGTGCTCTAG
- the LOC106994621 gene encoding uncharacterized protein LOC106994621 isoform X2, producing MGFEVCVGVHYPEFTCWPSLCLESPSSSSLSTPVISAEVLSLPHFTDEETEASAACPRSCGCSGGQTSKIKVSTGLRSFLEETGNLHPSPVPCLCPMLVVSSEEGFSELQKAFWVL from the exons AATTTACCTGCTGGCCAAGCCTCTGCCTGGAATCTCCCAGTTCATCCTCCCTCTCCACACCTGTGATCTCTGCAGAG GTACTATCattgccccattttacagatgaagaaacagaggcttcGGCCGCTTGCCCGAGATCCTGCGGCTG ttctggaggtcagacgtctaaaatcaaggtgtcaacaggacTGCGTTCCTTTCTGGAGGAAACAG GAAACCTTCACCCCAGCCCTGTTCCCTGCCTCTGTCCCATGCTTGTGGTCTCCAGCGAGGAAGGCTTCTCTGAGCTTCAAAAGGCATTCTGGGTGCTCTAG
- the LOC106994621 gene encoding uncharacterized protein LOC106994621 isoform X4 gives MCRSSLSRIYLLAKPLPGISQFILPLHTCDLCRDEETEASAACPRSCGCSGGQTSKIKVSTGLRSFLEETGNLHPSPVPCLCPMLVVSSEEGFSELQKAFWVL, from the exons AATTTACCTGCTGGCCAAGCCTCTGCCTGGAATCTCCCAGTTCATCCTCCCTCTCCACACCTGTGATCTCTGCAGAG atgaagaaacagaggcttcGGCCGCTTGCCCGAGATCCTGCGGCTG ttctggaggtcagacgtctaaaatcaaggtgtcaacaggacTGCGTTCCTTTCTGGAGGAAACAG GAAACCTTCACCCCAGCCCTGTTCCCTGCCTCTGTCCCATGCTTGTGGTCTCCAGCGAGGAAGGCTTCTCTGAGCTTCAAAAGGCATTCTGGGTGCTCTAG